A part of Candidatus Cybelea sp. genomic DNA contains:
- a CDS encoding DUF3307 domain-containing protein, whose translation MEQLLAHLIGDYVLQSDRMAQWKRSSWAWATLHGAAYTLPFALFFRPSLLALCIICFTHVVIDRLRLARYIIVAKNWLCDRRGDFATQTGFPVGTPSGLATALFIVVDNTMHLAINYAALRWT comes from the coding sequence GTGGAGCAGCTTCTCGCTCACCTCATAGGCGATTACGTCCTGCAGTCCGACCGGATGGCGCAATGGAAGCGCAGTTCGTGGGCCTGGGCTACCCTACACGGCGCGGCGTACACGCTGCCGTTCGCGCTCTTTTTCCGGCCGTCGCTGCTCGCGCTTTGCATAATCTGCTTCACGCACGTCGTCATCGACCGGCTGCGGTTGGCGCGCTACATCATCGTGGCCAAGAATTGGCTCTGCGATCGACGGGGCGACTTCGCGACGCAGACCGGCTTCCCGGTCGGAACGCCTTCGGGGCTCGCGACAGCGCTCTTCATCGTCGTCGATAACACGATGCACCTGGCGATCAACTACGCGGCACTGAGGTGGACGTGA